Genomic DNA from Candidatus Binatia bacterium:
GGGCAGGTACTTGGTGCGGCCACTCTAGCCACGCTTCAGGGCACGCTGATGTTATGCTTCTCGCCGCTCGTGGGGATCCACCCGAGCGTCGGTCAGTTGCTTCTGACGCTCGTGGTGATGTTGGCCCTGGCGGTGGCTTTGAGTGGACTGGGTTTGAGCATTGCGTGGCGGATGGATTCCACGCAGGGCTTTCACGCAGTGATGAACATCCTATTATTGCCCTTGTGGTTTCTCTCGGGAGCGGTGTTTCCGATTACCGGTGCACCGCGCCTAATTTCCTGGCTGATGGTGGCAAACCCGCTCATGTATGGAGTCGCCGCATTGAGACGGAGCCTTTACTGGGGACAGTTAGGTGCCAGTACTGACCTCCCGGCGCTGGGAATCGGTCTTTTGGTGACAGGCGTGTTTCTCGCTGGAACGTTTGCATTAGCGGTGTACAGCGCGGCGCGCCGTTCTTTGTAAGAGTGCCTGTGCATCGGTGGGCTCGGCAATCATCAGCAGAACTCGGCAAAAACAGAGTCAGCAAGCAAGGTGCCCCGGGGAGACAACCGCCACCCGGATGCAGTGGTTTCTAGGAGGCCCTGCTCCAACAGAGTACTGACGACTGGGAACAACGCTTCGGCGTTTGCCCGAAATCGGCGAGAGAACGCCCGAGCGTCTACCCCGTCAGCGCGACGCAAGGCAAGAAACATAAACTCGCCCGCAGCGCGGCGGTAATCGAGTGACTCGAGCGAGACCCGGGCGTGGCCCTGGTCGTGAACCTGCTCCATGTAACGTCGCGGGCTCCGTTCGTTGGCCCAGCGAACCCCCCATCCAAGATTGCCCCCCACGGGTGAGAAACCGTGGGCGCCCGCCCCAACGCCGACGTAAGGTTCCGAGCTCCAGTACTTCAAGTTATGACGGCAAACGAAACCAGACTGCGCATAGTTGGAGATTTCGTAACGGGTGTATCCGTGCTCGTGAAGCAGCTCCTCACCCAGAAGAAACATCGCGGCTTCGATGTCCTCGTCAAGCGGGACAAGACGGCCTTGTTCGCGCAGCGCGTAGAACAGAGTGCCGTCCTCGTAAGTAAGATTGTAGGCGGACAGATGGGTTGGCCCGAGCGCGCAAGCCGTGCGCAGGTCCTCCTCCCACTGCGACAAACTTTGGCCTGGTAACGCATAGATGAGATCGATGTTGATATTTTCGAATCCGGCAACAAAGGCGCCCTCGACGGCACGCAGTGCTTCTTCGGTGTTATGCACCCGACCGAGAAGCCTCAGGTGTGTCTCATTGAACGATTGCACGCCTAAGCTCAGGCGATTGATCCCGATCTCCCGAAAAGAGCGCAGCTTTGCACTGTTCACCGTCCCTGGGTTGGCCTCCACGGTGACCTCGATATCGGATTGGCAGCGCCATGAGCGGGTGATCGTAAGCAAGATCCGTTCAAGCGAGCGCGCAGAGAAAAGGGAGGGCGTACCGCCACCGAAGTAAACGCTAGTCACCTCGTGACCGGCGAACCAGTCGCTTTGGCTGTAGAATTCAATTTCGTGGATCAGAGCGTTGACGTAGTCGTCTTCCGGCCAGCGATACACGGCCACACTGTTGAAATCGCAGTACGGGCACTTCGACACGCAGTAGGGAATGTGGACGTATACACCGACGCTAGATGGCAAGGAGTTGCGGGCCGGCTGAAGAGCCGCTTGGCCACTCGTCAGTTCCGGAGCTTCGGTCAACCTCACGCGTACCTACGTAGCACGGCAATTACGATGCCCCGGATCAGTACATCTTCGGGCCTCGCCTCGATCGGCGGCATGGTTGGATGAGCAGGGACGAGCCGTATCTTTCCGTCGGGTTCCGCGTGAAACCGTTTGACGGTGGCCTCCCCGCGGACCAGAGCCACAACCGTCTCACCGTTATTCGCGCTCGCCCGCTCCTCGACGATGATATAGTCCCCGTCCAGAATCCCATCGTCGATCATCGAGTCGCCTTTAACCCGGAGCACAAAGCAGTTGGGCCGGCGTACGAAAGATTCGGGAACGGCAAACGTCCCCTCTTGCTCTAAGGCTTCGATTGGTGCTCCCGCGGCGACGTATCCCAGGAGCGGTAATTCGATTGCGCCAGCCTGGGTTCCGCGGCGAACCGGCTCGATTGATCGACTTAAGTTGGACCGACGCCGGATCCAACCACGACGTTCGAGATTTGTAAGGTGCTTGTGCACGGTGGCAACTGAGGAAAGCCCAAACTCGGCACAGATTTCACCGATTGTTGGTGCGTATCCGTTGCGTTCCAGAAACGCACAAACGAAGTCGTAAATCTCCTTTTGTCTTTTCGTAATTCCCATGTGGAATTCGCTGTCCGAGTTCGATGCTCGCCGCCTAGCGAACGAATAGCGAAACCGCAACGGTTCCTGGGTTTGAGATGATCAGGTCACCGTTCCCAAGGGCGGACCTCGACCAAGTGGCACTCGGATCATTTCGCAAAATGCACTCGTTCGACTCACTCTGATTCACCCTGGACTGGCATCGCAGCCGGCTTTGGGTCGTTGAGCCACTCACTCTGAGTGAGTGGGCCACTCACTTTGAGTAGTGGCCCGTGGATCGGGGGCGTTTTAGAAGAACACGACAGAAGTGGCGTAGAATCAATGGCTTAGCGGTGCGTCCCGAGTCGAACCGGAAAAGGTGCGGTTTTCACGGTGGGCAGGACACACGCACGAAAACGAGGCATGGCGGCTGGCAAAGCACTTGCAAAGCATCCAAGGTCCGGGAGGAGTATCTATGCACACGCCAAATGCGAAGAAGGAAGGTGAAGGAATCGCGAGGGGACAGGGTGAGTTCATCCATCCGCGCATTGCCCATTGGGTGCAGTGCCTTACTGCGGCTCTCGGTACGGGGCAGGATCCTCTTCGAACCTTGGCCCAATTGGTTTGCAAGTGGAACGCCGCCGAACGCCCCGATGAGGAAGAGCTGGAGATCGTTCGCAGTATTGCCCGTGTCTGTCAAGAACCTCCGCTACGCCTGAGCTGGATCGGGTTTTACATCCAAGAGGGCGAGAACTTCCGCGCCGTTGAGCTGCCCCGGTCCGAGGGAGAGCCTTTGCTGCCTCCACTTCCCTATTCAAGGTTTGTGCAGGGGCTGGCTGATGCTGACTTGTTGATGGAGCGGTTTGACTGTGCTCCCTGGCTACCGTTGCACTTGTTTTTGGATCCGAGCGAGAACCGAGAGGAGTTCTGTCAGATACGGCTGCTTCCTTTGTTGGTTTTGGGCAGGATGGTTGGCCTCGTTTGCTTGCTCGCACCGGAAGCGCGCCGTTGTGTGGAGGACAATCTGGTTGTCCACCTGATGATTGCCTGTGCGCCGCTGAGTTTGTGGTGGGCGTTGCGAGGACCCGGAATTGGTGGTGATCGAGAGGAGACGAACTCCTCGCAGTGGAGCGCTTCTCGGTTAGATCGTAAGGATGTTTCCAGTCGGGGTTCACTAAAACCACTGGTGTTTCCGGAGCTGGTAGGCGAAAGTTCGTCGTTTCTTCATGCGCTTGCTCTGGCCCAACGATGGGCGGCTGGCCGTGCCCCCATCTTGATCACGGGCGAGACCGGGACTGGGAAGGAGCTCCTCGCCCGGGCGATCCATGCGCTGAGCCCCCGCCGCGGTGGGCCGTGGGTGGCAGTGAATTGCCCGGCAATTCCGCGGGAGCTGGCCGAAAGCGAGTTGTTCGGTCACGAAAAGGGAGCATTCACGGGTGCTACCGAAGCACGACCGGGACGTTTCGAGCGGGCCGATGGCGGCGTGCTGTTTTTAGACGAGGTTGGAGACTTGCCCGCTACGATACAAGCAAAGCTTTTGCGCGTGCTTCAGGAGGGAGAGATCGAACGTGTTGGTTCGGCAAGGGCGAAGAAAGTGGACGTGCGGGTGATCGCCGCAACCAACCGAGACCTTAACGAGGCGGTGCGGCTTGGTGACTTCCGTCGAGACCTTTACCACCGGCTTGCGGCATTGCCCATCCACTTACCACCGTTGCGGGAGCGAATAGGAGATATCGACCTCCTCGCCTGGCATTTCCTCCAAAAGAGCTGTGATCGATATGGCAAACGGATTGATGGAATGGCGCCAGGAGTGCTCGAGAAGTTGAAGGCCTACGATTGGCCGGGAAATGTCAGAGAATTGGAATACGTGATCGAGCGAGCTGTGCTGTTGGCTGGGGGACCATTCCTTCAGGTCGAACACCTCGCGGACTTAGAGGCGGGGCAAGGTCTCGTGGGTCTCAGCCTCAACGCACAACTACGCGTGGAAAAACTCAAGCGGGTGGAAGCAACCCTACGCCAGACCCAAGGCAATTGCGCCGAAGCTGCAAGGCTCCTTGGGATGTCGCGCGGCAACTTCGCACGCTTGCTCAAGTGTCTCCGCATCGACCCCCGACGATTTCGCCTGGAATGAAATCTTTTGCCAGAGACCTGCCACTCATGCTGCAAACGCTCATCGGTGGTGGAGGGGCAGGCGTGGTGGCGCTTCTCGCGAGCAGGGACGCGTTGTGAACGCGCGAGGGCACGCTTGAGTTGCGCGCCCTCGGGTGACGACAATCAAGGCTCGGTGGTTGCTCTCGCGCCTGGCTTAGGAAGCGCCACCCCGAAAGCGGGGGTTATCCCCAAGGACGCTTGATTATCAATCAAGCGTATGATTAAGACGTTTGCTTGAGACGAAGGCGACGCGAGGGTGAAATTGCATCGAACGGAGGGCCGCCCCGGATAACGTTTTGTGGACCTGAAAGTGCACCTGTACGAATTGGCGAGGAGGTCAGAAGTCCATGCCGACTACAGTAGAGTTGTTCGGCGGCACGATGATGAGTCCCGTCCCTAACCCCTACCCCGTTTACAAGCGCCTGCGCGACGAATGGCCAGTTGCGTTGGTGGATGGGATCTTCGGTCAGCACTACCTGGTAACCCGCTACGATGACGCGATGGCGGTACTGCGTGACGCTGAGCGCTTTTCCTCCCACGCAAACGCTCGTGGGATTGGGTTGGTGTTTGGTCGCACCATCTTGGAGATGGATGGCATTGAGCACATCCGGCACCGGCGGCTGATCACTCCCGCTCTCACCCCGAGGACACTCACGAGCGGCGCCCTCCCTACGGCGATCCGAGCGATGGCGCACGAACTAATTGACCGTTTCGCTGCTCGCGGTGAGGCCGAGCTGGTGGAAGAGTTTACGTTCCTTTTCCCAATTCGGGTTTTTACTCAGCAGTTTCTGCAACTGCCTGAGCAGGACGCGAAACAGTTCCATCACTGGGCTTTGGATCTCATCAGTATCGCCGATGATCCTCCGCGCGCATTTGAGGCAGCCAACGCCATTGTGAACTACCTGCGGCCGGTGTTGGAGCGCCGACGGCGTGAGCCGGGGGATGATCTTATTAGTCTCTTGGCCACTGCGCGGGTCGATGGCGAGCAGCTTTCGGATGATGAGATCCTCAGTTTCTGCCGCTTGCTGGTCCCGGCTGGCGCAGAGACCACCTATCGGTTGTTAGGGAGCTGCTTATATGCGCTACTCACGCACTCCACCGTCCTCGAAGACGTGCGAGCCGGCCGCGTTTCCCTGGATCAAGTGATCGAGGAGACGTTGAGGTGGGAGTCACCGGTACAATATGTGACGAGAGAAACCACGGTAGACACTGAGCTTTCTGGCACCGTGATCCCGAGGAAAATGCTGGTGAGCGTTGCCTTAGGGTCCGCCAATCGTGACGAACGGAAGTACCCGGATCCCGACAGGTTTGACCCGACGCGCGACACGGAAGGGCATCTGGCGTTTGGTTTTGGGCGCCATTACTGCGCTGGTTCGCACCTGGCTCGTCTTGAAGCGCGCTTGGCTCTTGAGGTGCTATTAGGCCGATTGCCCGACCTCGTTCACGACAGAAGGTTTGCTGACAAAATTGTGGGACTAGCGTTCCGCTCGCCGGATGCATTGCATGTAAAATTTCGTACCGAAAAGATGGTC
This window encodes:
- a CDS encoding ABC transporter permease encodes the protein MVRWLLPVWGLWWREMVRFVRQRSRVTGALLQPLVFWLLLGGGLNASFKPSGLSEFSYVEYFYPGTIVLVLLFTAIFATISTVEDRKSGFLQGVLVAPVSRAAVVLGQVLGAATLATLQGTLMLCFSPLVGIHPSVGQLLLTLVVMLALAVALSGLGLSIAWRMDSTQGFHAVMNILLLPLWFLSGAVFPITGAPRLISWLMVANPLMYGVAALRRSLYWGQLGASTDLPALGIGLLVTGVFLAGTFALAVYSAARRSL
- the hemW gene encoding radical SAM family heme chaperone HemW is translated as MRLTEAPELTSGQAALQPARNSLPSSVGVYVHIPYCVSKCPYCDFNSVAVYRWPEDDYVNALIHEIEFYSQSDWFAGHEVTSVYFGGGTPSLFSARSLERILLTITRSWRCQSDIEVTVEANPGTVNSAKLRSFREIGINRLSLGVQSFNETHLRLLGRVHNTEEALRAVEGAFVAGFENINIDLIYALPGQSLSQWEEDLRTACALGPTHLSAYNLTYEDGTLFYALREQGRLVPLDEDIEAAMFLLGEELLHEHGYTRYEISNYAQSGFVCRHNLKYWSSEPYVGVGAGAHGFSPVGGNLGWGVRWANERSPRRYMEQVHDQGHARVSLESLDYRRAAGEFMFLALRRADGVDARAFSRRFRANAEALFPVVSTLLEQGLLETTASGWRLSPRGTLLADSVFAEFC
- the lexA gene encoding transcriptional repressor LexA; translated protein: MGITKRQKEIYDFVCAFLERNGYAPTIGEICAEFGLSSVATVHKHLTNLERRGWIRRRSNLSRSIEPVRRGTQAGAIELPLLGYVAAGAPIEALEQEGTFAVPESFVRRPNCFVLRVKGDSMIDDGILDGDYIIVEERASANNGETVVALVRGEATVKRFHAEPDGKIRLVPAHPTMPPIEARPEDVLIRGIVIAVLRRYA
- a CDS encoding sigma-54 dependent transcriptional regulator yields the protein MHTPNAKKEGEGIARGQGEFIHPRIAHWVQCLTAALGTGQDPLRTLAQLVCKWNAAERPDEEELEIVRSIARVCQEPPLRLSWIGFYIQEGENFRAVELPRSEGEPLLPPLPYSRFVQGLADADLLMERFDCAPWLPLHLFLDPSENREEFCQIRLLPLLVLGRMVGLVCLLAPEARRCVEDNLVVHLMIACAPLSLWWALRGPGIGGDREETNSSQWSASRLDRKDVSSRGSLKPLVFPELVGESSSFLHALALAQRWAAGRAPILITGETGTGKELLARAIHALSPRRGGPWVAVNCPAIPRELAESELFGHEKGAFTGATEARPGRFERADGGVLFLDEVGDLPATIQAKLLRVLQEGEIERVGSARAKKVDVRVIAATNRDLNEAVRLGDFRRDLYHRLAALPIHLPPLRERIGDIDLLAWHFLQKSCDRYGKRIDGMAPGVLEKLKAYDWPGNVRELEYVIERAVLLAGGPFLQVEHLADLEAGQGLVGLSLNAQLRVEKLKRVEATLRQTQGNCAEAARLLGMSRGNFARLLKCLRIDPRRFRLE
- a CDS encoding cytochrome P450; amino-acid sequence: MPTTVELFGGTMMSPVPNPYPVYKRLRDEWPVALVDGIFGQHYLVTRYDDAMAVLRDAERFSSHANARGIGLVFGRTILEMDGIEHIRHRRLITPALTPRTLTSGALPTAIRAMAHELIDRFAARGEAELVEEFTFLFPIRVFTQQFLQLPEQDAKQFHHWALDLISIADDPPRAFEAANAIVNYLRPVLERRRREPGDDLISLLATARVDGEQLSDDEILSFCRLLVPAGAETTYRLLGSCLYALLTHSTVLEDVRAGRVSLDQVIEETLRWESPVQYVTRETTVDTELSGTVIPRKMLVSVALGSANRDERKYPDPDRFDPTRDTEGHLAFGFGRHYCAGSHLARLEARLALEVLLGRLPDLVHDRRFADKIVGLAFRSPDALHVKFRTEKMV